The Streptomyces sp. ALI-76-A nucleotide sequence CGTCACGCGCCATCGCCGTCCTCCTCGCCGCCCCGCCCGCGCGTCCGGAGTGGGACGGCTGGGGCGGGGCCGCGACGGCGGAGGACGCCGCAGGGCGCCGTGGTACGGCTCGGGCGACCCTGGCCCGGCTCACGCCAACTCGACGAGCAGGTCGCCGCCCTCCACCTGCTGGATCTTGTTGATCGCCAGCCGGGAGACCCGCCCGGCCCTGGGCGCGGTGATCGCCGCCTCCATCTTCATCGCCTCGATGGTGGCGACGGTGGCACCGGCGTCCACCTCGTCCCCCTCGGCGACGGTGAGCGTGACGACCCCGGCGAACGGGGCGGCGACATGGCCGGAGTTGGCGCGGTCGGCCTTCTCGGTGGTGGGGATGTCGGAGGAGACCGCGGCGTCCCGGACCTGGATGGGCCGCAGCTGCCCGTTCAGGGAGGACATCACGGTGCGCATGCCCCGCTCGTCGGCCTCGCCGATGGCTTCCAGCGCGATCAGCAGCCGCACACCGGGGTCGAGGTCGACGGCGTACTCCTTGCCGGGCCTGAGCCCGTAGAAGAAGTCCTTGCTGTCCAGCAGGCTGGTGTCGCCGTAGGTGTCCCGGTGGGTCTCGAACTCGCGTGTCGGGCCGGGGAACAGCAGCCGGTTGAGGGTGGCGCGCCGGTCCTTCTCCAGGCCGGTACGGTCCTCGGCGGTCAGTTCCTGGACGGGCTTGGCCTCGGCGCGGCCCTGGAGCGCCTTGCTGCGGAACGGCTCCGGCCAGCCGCCGGGCGGGGTGCCCAGCTCGCCGCGCAGGAAGCCGATGACGGAGTCGGGGATGTCGAACTTGTCGGGCGTCGCCTCGAACTCCTCGGGTGCCACTCCGGCGCCGACGAGGTGCAGTGCCAGGTCGCCGACCACCTTGGACGACGGGGTGACCTTCACCAGGTGGCCGAGGATGCGGTCGGCGGCGGCGTACATCGCCTCGATGTCCTCGAAGCGGTCGCCGAGGCCGAGCGCCACCGCCTGGGTGCGCAGGTTGGAGAGCTGGCCGCCGGGGATCTCGTGGTCGTAGACGCGTCCGGTCGGGGAGGCGAGGCCCGCCTCGAACGGGGCGTAGATCCTGCGGACGCTCTCCCAGTACGGCTCCAGGTCGCCGACGGCCTTCAGGCCGAGGCCGGTGGGCCGTTCGGAGTGGTCGGTCGCGGCCACGATCGCCGACAGCGACGGCTGCGAGGTGGTGCCCGCCATGGACGCCACCGCCCCGTCCACGGCGTCCGCGCCGGCCTGGATCGCCGCCAGGTAGGTGGCGAGCTGCCCGCCCGCGGTGTCGTGGGTGTGCAGGTGCACCGGCAGGTCGAACTCGCGGCGCAGGGCGGAGACCAGCTTCGCGGCGGCGGGGGCGCGCAGCAGGCCCGCCATGTCCTTGACGGCCAGCACGTGGGCGCCCGCGTCCACGATCTGCTCGGCCAGCCGGAGGTAGTAGTCGAGCGTGTACAGGCGCTCGTCCGGGTCGGACAGGTCGGAGGTGTAGCACAGGGCCACCTCGGCGACGGCGGTGCCGGTGGCGCGTACGGCGTCGATGGCGGGACGCATCTGGCCGACGTCGTTGAGCGCGTCGAAGATGCGGAAGATGTCGATGCCGGTGTGCGCGGCCTCCTGCACGAAGGCGTCGGTCACCTCGGTCGGGTACGGGGTGTAACCCACGGTGTTGCGGCCGCGCAGCAGCATCTGCAAACACAGGTTCGGCACGGCCTCGCGCAGGGCGGCCAGACGTTCCCAGGGGTCCTCGGCGAGGAAGCGCAGGGCGACGTCGTAGGTGGCGCCGCCCCAGCACTCCAGGGACAGCAGCTGCGGCAGGGTCCGGGCGACCACCGGGGCGACGGCGAGCATGTCCTTGGTGCGGACGCGGGTGGCGAGCAGCGACTGGTGGGCGTCGCGGAAGGTGGTGTCGGTGACGCCGATGGCCGGCGACTCGCGCAGCCACCGGGCGAAGCCCTCGGGACCGAGTTCGGTGAGTGTCTGCTTCGACCCGGCGGCGGGCTCGGTGTCCTCGACGCGCGGGAGCTTGCCGGTGGGGTCGATGAGGTCGGGCCGCTCGCCGTGCGGCTTGTTCACCGTCACGTCGGCCAGGTAGGTGAGCAGCTTGGTGCCGCGGTCCGCGGAGTGGCGGGAGGTCAGCAGGTGCGGGCGCTGCTCGATGAACGACGTGGTGACGCGGCCGGCCTGGAAGTCCGGGTCGTCGAGGACGGCCTGGAGGAACGGGATGTTGGTGGACACGCCGCGGATGCGGAACTCGGCCACGGCGCGCCGGGCGCGGTTGACCGCGGTGGTGAAGTCCCGGCCCCGGCAGGTGAGTTTGACCAGCATGGAGTCGAAGTGCGCGCTGATCTCCGTACCCGCGTGGGTGGTTCCGCCGTCGAGCCGGATGCCGGAGCCGCCGGGTGAGCGGTAGGCGCTGATCCGGCCGGTGTCCGGGCGGAAGCCGTTGGCGGGGTCCTCGGTGGTGATCCGGCACTGGAGGGCGGCGCCGCGCAGGGTGACGGTCTCCTGGGAGAGGCCGAGGTCGGCCAGGGTCTCGCCGGCGGCGATCCGCAGCTGTGCCTGGACGAGGTCGACGTCGGTGACCTCCTCGGTCACCGTGTGCTCGACCTGGATGCGGGGGTTCATCTCGATGAAGACGTGGTTGCCGTCGCGGTCGAGCAGGAACTCCACGGTGCCCGCGTTGCGGTAGCCGATCTCCCGGGCGAACCGGACGGCGTCGGCGCAGATCCGGTCACGCAGGGCCGGGTCGAGGTTGGGCGCCGGCGCCAGCTCGATGACCTTCTGGTGGCGGCGCTGCACCGAACAGTCCCGCTCGAACAGGTGGATGACGTCGCCGTGGCCGTCGGCGAGGATCTGCACCTCGATGTGACGGGGTTCGACGACGGCCTTCTCCAGGAAGACGGTGGCGTCGCCGAACGCGGACGCCGCCTCACGGGCCGCCGCCTCGATGGACTCCCGCAGCTGCGCGGGCTCCTCGACCCGGCGCATGCCGCGCCCGCCGCCGCCTGCCACGGCCTTGACGAACACCGGGAAGCCGACGTCCTCGGCGGCGCGGACCAGTTCGTCCACGTCGCTGGAGGGCGCCGACGAGCCCAGGACGGGTACGCCGGCCGCGCGGGCGGCGGCCACCGCGCTCGCCTTGTTGCCCGTCAGTTCCAGGATCTGCGCGCTCGGTCCGACGAAGGTGATGCCCGCCTCTTCGCACGCGCGCGCGAGGTCCGGGTTCTCGGACAGGAACCCGTAGCCCGGGTAGACCGCGTCGGCACCGGCCAGGCGGGCGGCGCGGATGATCTCCTCGACGGACAGGTAGGCCCGCACCGGGTGCCCCGGTTCACCGATCTCGTAGGCCTCGTCCGCCTTCAGCCGGTGCAGCGAGTTGCGGTCCTCGTGCGGGAAGACGGCGACGGTCCGCGCACCCACCTCGTAGCCGGCGCGGAACGCGCGAATCGCGATCTCACCACGGTTGGCGACCAGTACCTTGCGGAGCATTCCCGATCCCTTCGGCCTGCCGGTGAAGAACACCATGGTCTCGGCTATACCCCGGCCGTGCCATGAGACCCGGATCACGTGCCCGGTGTGTCGCGGAACTCAGACCGGACCGAGCCCGGTCCCGCCCTTGAGACGCTCCAGATCGGAGGGCCTGACCTGGATGACCAGGACCGCGATGAGCGCGGCGACCGCCGTGAAGACCGCGGCCACCACGAAGGCCGCCGAGATGCCGGCGGTGAGCACCTCGTCGGCCCAGGGCGGCGGAAGCTGCCCGGTGCGTTCGAAGCGCAGCCGCTCGGCCGGGGTCGCCTGGGCCAGGAAGCGCGGTATCTGCTTCTCCGCCTCGTTGGTGTTGGCCGTACCGAACGTCGTGACCAGGATCGACAGGCCGAGCGAGCCGCCGACCTGCTGGGTGGCGTTGAGGAGCCCGGAGGCCGCTCCGGTCTCCTGGGACGAGACGTTGGAGAGCGCCATCAGGGTGAGCGCGACGAACTCCATGCCCATCCCCAGGCTGAACACGAGGATCGGGCCCAGGACGCTGCCCGCGTAGGTGGAGTGGACGTCGGTCAGGGTCAGCCAGGCCAGGCCCACGGCGGCGAGGATCGCGCCCCCCACCATGAAGGGCTTGGGCCCGAAGATGGGCAGGAACCGTGAGGCGAGGCCGGCGCCGACCGCGATGACCGCGCTCACCGGCAGGAAGGCGAACCCGGTGGCCAGCGGACTGAAGTCCAGCACGTTCTGCACGAAGAGCGTGAGGAAGAAGAACATGCCGAAGATCGCGGCGGCGAGGCACAGCATGATCCCGTACGTGCCCGCCCGGTTGCGGTCGGCGAACATGTGGAGCGGGGTGATCGGCTGCGGGGAGCGCCACTCGATCAGGACGAACCCCACCAGGATGACGACGGCCGCGGCGAACGAGGCCAGCGTGAGCGTGTCCCGCCAGCCTTCCTGCGCCGCCCTGATGAACCCGTACACCAGCAGGACCATGCCCACGGTGGAGGTGAGCGCGCCGGCGATGTCGAAGTGGCCCGGGTGGCGTTCGGACTCCCTGATGTAGCGGGGCGTGGCGAGGGCGATGAGCAGCCCGATGGGGACGTTGACGAAGAGCACCCACCGCCAGTTGAGCCACTCCACGAGCATCCCGCCCGCGAGGAGCCCGATCGCGCCGCCGCCCGCCGAGACCGCCGCGAAGACGCCGAACGCCCGGTTGCGCTCGGGTCCTTCGCGGAAGGTGGTGCTGACCAGGGAGAGGGCGGTCGGGGACGCGATGGCGCCGCCGACACCCTGGAGGGCACGCGCGGCGAGGAGTTGGGGCTCGTTCTGCGCGAACCCGCCGAGCAGGGAGGCGAGGACGAACAGCAGCACGCCGAAGACGAACACGCGCCGCCGGCCGAGGATGTCGCCGACCCGGCCGCCGAGCAGCAGCAGACCGCCGAAGGTGAGGGTGTACGCGTTGACCACCCAGGCCAGGCTGGTGGTGGAGAAGCCCAGGGAGCGCTGGATGTCCGGCAGCGCGATGTTCACGATGGTGATGTCCAGGACCACCATCAGCTGACAGGACGCGATGACCAGCAGGGCCATGGTGTTCCCGCCACCGCCGGATTCCCGGGTGGTGGTCTGGGGCGCGGAAGTCGGGTTCGGGTCAGTGCTCATTTGGCTCGCACTCTCGGGGGTCGCACCCTCGCGAGGGGCCGGTGAACGGTTTCGTCCACCGCGGTGTCCACCGTTCGACGGTACGCCCGCGCCCTGGCCCCCACCACTCGGATTCGGGGCCGGGCCCACTCGGACTCCTGGGCCGGGGCGGGGCCCTGTCACAGACGTCGGGCCGGCCGGCCCCCGCCCCGCCGGCCCGGCCCGCGCACCGTCGCCGACGCCACTGTTCGCGGCCATGACGCTCGCGGGGCCATGATGGAGTGGTCGGGGACGGGGAACCGGCCCCGTCGGGCGAGCCGGAGGAGACCGACCATGACCACTCATCCCGCCGCGCAGGGCATCCGCACCACGCCGGAGGGCCTGCTGTGGGAGCCCAGCGAGCGCTGGGTGCGCGGGCGCAAGGGCGAGGTCACCGTCGTCGACAGCAGGCGCCCGGTCCTCGTGTGGGAACCGGGCGTACCCGTGCCGCTGTACGCGTTCCCGCGCGAGGACGTCCGGGAGGATGTGCTGCGTCCGGCCCAGCACCCTCCGACGGACCGCCGCACCGGGGTACGGGAGTTCTACGACCTCGACGTCGGCGGAGTGGTGGTCCGCAACGTGGCCTGGACGTTCACCGCCACCGACCTGGCCGGTCATCTCGCCTTCGCGTGGTTCCGGCGCTGGGACAGCGGCCTCGACCACTGGTACGAGGAGGAGGAAGAGATCTTCGTCCACCCCCGCGACCCGCACAAACGCGTCGACGCCCTCCCCAGCAGCCGCCATGTCCAGGTGGAGGTCGCCGGCCTGCTCGTCGCGGACACGCACCGGCCGGTGCTGCTCTTCGAGACCGGACTGCCGACCCGGTACTACGTTCCCCGCGAGGACGTCCGCCTCGATCTGTTCGAGCCCACCGACCACAGCACGGGCTGCCCCTACAAGGGGACGGCTCAGTACTGGAGTTGGCGCGGCGCGGAGGACGTGCCGGCGAACGTCGTCTGGAGCTACCCGGATCCGCTGCCGTCGGTGGCACCCGTGCAGGGGCTCCTCGCCTTCTACAACGAGGCCGTGGACATCGCCGTGGACGGCGCACGCCTGCCGCGTCCGGTCACGCCGTTCACCGCGAGCCTGTCGGCCTGACCGCGCCCGTGGCCCGGGGCCTGGTGTGCTGTGGGGGCCTCACCGGTGAGGATCACGCCCGCCGGGCTGCTGCGTCCCCGTCCGACGCTGTCCCTGGCGCGGTACGACCCCGCGGGGCACGACCGGGAGTCTCCCGGCCACGACCAGAAGCCCCGGGCGCACGCGCGCGAACCTCGGGTGGGCCCCGTGGCCCGGACCCCACCGGCCTGGGCGGACACCGGTCAGCGGATCATCCTCTCCCTGTGGGACAGGTCCGCACCGACGACCGGCGTCACCCGCATCCCCGTCCCCGTCGGCGGTTCCGTCTCGACCTGCA carries:
- a CDS encoding pyruvate carboxylase, whose translation is MLRKVLVANRGEIAIRAFRAGYEVGARTVAVFPHEDRNSLHRLKADEAYEIGEPGHPVRAYLSVEEIIRAARLAGADAVYPGYGFLSENPDLARACEEAGITFVGPSAQILELTGNKASAVAAARAAGVPVLGSSAPSSDVDELVRAAEDVGFPVFVKAVAGGGGRGMRRVEEPAQLRESIEAAAREAASAFGDATVFLEKAVVEPRHIEVQILADGHGDVIHLFERDCSVQRRHQKVIELAPAPNLDPALRDRICADAVRFAREIGYRNAGTVEFLLDRDGNHVFIEMNPRIQVEHTVTEEVTDVDLVQAQLRIAAGETLADLGLSQETVTLRGAALQCRITTEDPANGFRPDTGRISAYRSPGGSGIRLDGGTTHAGTEISAHFDSMLVKLTCRGRDFTTAVNRARRAVAEFRIRGVSTNIPFLQAVLDDPDFQAGRVTTSFIEQRPHLLTSRHSADRGTKLLTYLADVTVNKPHGERPDLIDPTGKLPRVEDTEPAAGSKQTLTELGPEGFARWLRESPAIGVTDTTFRDAHQSLLATRVRTKDMLAVAPVVARTLPQLLSLECWGGATYDVALRFLAEDPWERLAALREAVPNLCLQMLLRGRNTVGYTPYPTEVTDAFVQEAAHTGIDIFRIFDALNDVGQMRPAIDAVRATGTAVAEVALCYTSDLSDPDERLYTLDYYLRLAEQIVDAGAHVLAVKDMAGLLRAPAAAKLVSALRREFDLPVHLHTHDTAGGQLATYLAAIQAGADAVDGAVASMAGTTSQPSLSAIVAATDHSERPTGLGLKAVGDLEPYWESVRRIYAPFEAGLASPTGRVYDHEIPGGQLSNLRTQAVALGLGDRFEDIEAMYAAADRILGHLVKVTPSSKVVGDLALHLVGAGVAPEEFEATPDKFDIPDSVIGFLRGELGTPPGGWPEPFRSKALQGRAEAKPVQELTAEDRTGLEKDRRATLNRLLFPGPTREFETHRDTYGDTSLLDSKDFFYGLRPGKEYAVDLDPGVRLLIALEAIGEADERGMRTVMSSLNGQLRPIQVRDAAVSSDIPTTEKADRANSGHVAAPFAGVVTLTVAEGDEVDAGATVATIEAMKMEAAITAPRAGRVSRLAINKIQQVEGGDLLVELA
- a CDS encoding MFS transporter — encoded protein: MALLVIASCQLMVVLDITIVNIALPDIQRSLGFSTTSLAWVVNAYTLTFGGLLLLGGRVGDILGRRRVFVFGVLLFVLASLLGGFAQNEPQLLAARALQGVGGAIASPTALSLVSTTFREGPERNRAFGVFAAVSAGGGAIGLLAGGMLVEWLNWRWVLFVNVPIGLLIALATPRYIRESERHPGHFDIAGALTSTVGMVLLVYGFIRAAQEGWRDTLTLASFAAAVVILVGFVLIEWRSPQPITPLHMFADRNRAGTYGIMLCLAAAIFGMFFFLTLFVQNVLDFSPLATGFAFLPVSAVIAVGAGLASRFLPIFGPKPFMVGGAILAAVGLAWLTLTDVHSTYAGSVLGPILVFSLGMGMEFVALTLMALSNVSSQETGAASGLLNATQQVGGSLGLSILVTTFGTANTNEAEKQIPRFLAQATPAERLRFERTGQLPPPWADEVLTAGISAAFVVAAVFTAVAALIAVLVIQVRPSDLERLKGGTGLGPV
- a CDS encoding DUF427 domain-containing protein — protein: MTTHPAAQGIRTTPEGLLWEPSERWVRGRKGEVTVVDSRRPVLVWEPGVPVPLYAFPREDVREDVLRPAQHPPTDRRTGVREFYDLDVGGVVVRNVAWTFTATDLAGHLAFAWFRRWDSGLDHWYEEEEEIFVHPRDPHKRVDALPSSRHVQVEVAGLLVADTHRPVLLFETGLPTRYYVPREDVRLDLFEPTDHSTGCPYKGTAQYWSWRGAEDVPANVVWSYPDPLPSVAPVQGLLAFYNEAVDIAVDGARLPRPVTPFTASLSA